The Oryza glaberrima chromosome 9, OglaRS2, whole genome shotgun sequence genome includes a window with the following:
- the LOC127784109 gene encoding uncharacterized protein LOC127784109 isoform X3, with translation MASYSGEFFVGEAGIFGIRCFCHRLRMSVAKFCEHSGGPAEKAGEIVIMDNGMTIVQWLKYCMGVGASISDTKWDWPEWAYMRYSSEEYWMKSLLTTNNNIEKTGLFSGHGKSTGHINNPVYSSDIHNEVGRFTSVEKLVNKPDETFYRKSVGLHEAFSKNPALQQSSKINLANHTIHDMNMNSISRPSERTYSTANMGITYSRNHLAHDYANFLEKNLNNLSRSPGPSSTRVLSNDSRACMPDVPHKIIQDGSGRASNTELKLGQSSYHQSMATLFPSVQSTIIEFQKPQHHLQFTTPKSLGADAYPKQTTKANKTIENIEPSFGTGNRKRSLDVSNGTSHSELNEITDDAANNSFISLFLSHLERNSTSESIDDVLNSNEHYLLKAPDVAYSSDRLKTASTQVETRANDNQLKLAPTITHTKRISDSRSLPVPVASKGYVHQDVLHANSQEPSIKGDCLPHLLPSQPNTGISKICAEVSSPVNCRCCDHVADKSHLAHSETGAPCFYDRTARSYISFECADDLCTHKSLRATNYQCGRAFCSTANEFLPSFGQNDQSPIGKSMHRCCCKAQEDSSKLGFRAGNFCRSHFCNDGAPVPAHRSIVEGLDEVRTRSTFIPRSSLCSRELMLQSCCHACPIDGYYRSSMGHTANSLTKNTLLDAPNNTECSPYRDGKCCCSLAPKCLAGYGFTKHCVARIDQSDHTVQKIKDDGMQAAARCCTLGESEKLICQCSSEIIARKSDSKASFRNEFSTKVLNRPCVPTLQQLKNVTEASAVGGHWPYETVKEKVSACRDSGIFKELKSGFSSGFSSDVVTKFSASPELNKYGLEQKNLVFDEGSRIEKCSSSSYLPISTGCEEAQNSFSRFHLEPSLVKHKNNQISEGSTRKEHENEGQCSEMPKKTQTLRCCANKSESDDCTRKIDLSSREGDSQPQHKAGPFSRRVSKSKRKHPPTHLNKHVKRLHSNCKVLNVDDERSDDEGIYVGESNSSDRKKQEDNMTTLDRTKCQQQGSRLLVRKLPKYVSLNCIVNETNSEDACSGSASIASSLIATGITNDNRKSPKIVPLNLILKKAKRCHAIKPLSKTENIHFSEEKSSDGSADKSSSGDRSFSPQDELWSPKKNRYSSNVSRPHVKTDCQSPCCVLEEDEPLSLADMGTSQLSASRSRGIKNQRACISLNRMERCEEFTNESACSPCGDKHAAVQACEAKFERYIQRPSLDASCCVCGISNLEPSNRLIECSKCFIKVHQACYGVLKVPRGQWFCKPCKINTQDTVCVLCGYGGGAMTRALKAQNILKSLLRGIATAKRSDKYVYSSGNVNSECTSKLHGEYVRHDSFHGHRSRSFNAISSFGIKEASIGSARGDIISKLWTSNRNSSLLGPRTRQWVHVVCGLWTPGTKCPNTITMSAFDISGASPAKRNTECSMCNRTGGSFMGCRDVNCSVLFHPWCAHQKGLLQSEPEGEHNENVGFYGRCLDHAMFDPNHVNPKKECLRSNDWTCARTEGFRGRKGDSFGANRSRKPEEKFGECSVSQEQINAWIRINGSKSCMRGQKEYVHYKQLKGWKHLVVYKSGIHGLGLYTSEFIPRGSMVVQYVGEIVGQCVADKREVEYQSGKRQQYKSACYFFKIDKEHIIDATRKGGIARFINHSCQPNCVAKIISVRNEKKVVFFAERHINPGEEITYDYHFNREDEGQRIPCFCRSRSCRRYLN, from the exons GTTGGAGCATCCATTTCTGACACTAAGTGGGACTGGCCAGAATGGGCATATATGAGATATTCTTCAGAAGAATACTGGATGAAAAGTCTCCTTACAACGAACAATAACATAGAAAAAACAGGGCTATTCAGTGGACATGGAAAAAGCACTGGACATATAAACAATCCAGTTTATTCCAGTGATATCCACAATGAGGTTGGACGATTCACTTCTGTTGAGAAGCTAGTGAATAAGCCAGATGAAACATTTTATAGAAAGAGTGTCGGTTTACATGAAGCTTTCTCAAAGAATCCAGCTTTACAGCAGAGTTCGAAAATAAACTTAGCAAATCATACGATCCATGACATGAACATGAACTCTATTAGCAGGCCAAGTGAACGAACATATTCAACAGCAAACATGGGAATAACTTACAGTAGGAATCATTTGGCACATGATTATGCAAACTTTCTGGAGAAAAACTTAAATAACTTGTCTCGTAGTCCTGGTCCTAGTTCTACAAGAGTTTTGAGCAATGACAGTAGGGCATGCATGCCTGATGTACCTCACAAAATAATTCAAGATGGTTCAGGCAGAGCATCAAACACCGAACTGAAGCTGGGGCAATCATCTTATCATCAATCTATGGCTACCCTATTTCCATCGGTGCAGTCAACAATAATCGAATTTCAGAAACCTCAGCACCACCTGCAATTCACAACTCCAA AATCACTTGGTGCAGATGCTTATCCGAAGCAAACTACCAAAGCCAACAAAACTATAGAAAACATTGAGCCATCATTTGGTACAGGTAATAGGAAACGATCACTTGATGTTTCTAATGGAACCAGCCATTCTGAACTCAATGAGATTACAGATGATGCAGCAAATAATtcatttatttcattatttCTTTCACATCTTGAGAGAAATAGTACATCTGAGTCCATTGATGATGTTCTCAACAGTAATGAGCATTACCTTCTTAAGGCTCCAGATGTTGCATATAGTTCCGATCGTTTAAAAACTGCAAGTACACAAGTTGAGACAAGGGCAAATGATAATCAGTTGAAGTTGGCACCTACCATTACTCACACAAAAAGGATATCAGATAGCAGGTCTCTTCCAGTTCCAGTGGCTTCCAAGGGATATGTTCATCAAGATGTACTTCATGCAAACAGTCAAGAGCCTTCAATAAAAGGGGACTGCCTGCCACATTTGCTGCCTAGTCAACCTAACACCGGAATCTCCAAAATTTGCGCAGAAGTTTCTTCTCCAGTGAATTGCAGGTGTTGTGATCATGTTGCTGACAAATCCCATCTTGCACATTCTGAGACTGGGGCTCCCTGTTTTTATGATAGAACG GCCAGGAGTTATATTTCTTTTGAATGTGCTGATGACTTGTGCACACATAAAAGTTTGAGAGCTACCAATTATCAGTGTGGAAGAGCCTTTTGTTCTACAGCTAATGAGTTTCTACCTAGCTTTGGCCAAAATGATCAATCGCCAATAGGAAAATCAATGCATAGATGCTGCTGCAAAGCTCAAGAAGATTCTTCCAAACTTGGTTTTAGAGCTGGCAATTTCTGCCGATCTCATTTCTGTAATGATGGCGCTCCAGTTCCAGCCCATAGGTCTATTGTTGAAG GGCTAGATGAAGTGCGCACCCGCTCTACTTTCATACCAAGATCCTCATTATGTTCTAGAGAGCTTATGTTGCAGTCCTGTTGCCATGCATGTCCCATTGATGGGTACTACAGAAG TTCTATGGGACACACAGCCAACAGCTTGACTAAGAACACTCTGCTTGATGCACCTAATAATACAGAATGTAGTCCTTACCGGGATGGAAAATGCTGCTGCTCTTTAGCCCCAAAATGTTTGGCAGGTTATGGATTTACAAAGCACTGTGTTGCTAGAATTGATCAAAGTGATCATACAGTACAAAAGATCAAGGATGATGGCATGCAAGCTGCTGCCAGATGTTGCACGCTAGGGGAGAGTGAAAAATTAATATGCCAGTGCTCAAGCGAGATAATTGCTAGAAAAAGCGACTCTAAAGCTTCTTTCCGGAATGAGTTCTCTACTAAAGTATTGAACCGACCTTGTGTTCCTACATTACAGCAGCTGAAGAATGTAACAGAAGCATCGGCTGTAGGTGGCCATTGGCCCTATGAAACTGTAAAAGAGAAAGTGAGTGCTTGTAGAGATTCTGGAATATTTAAAGAACTAAAATCCGGTTTCTCTTCTGGATTCTCCAGCGATGTTGTGACCAAGTTTTCTGCATCACCTGAATTGAACAAGTATGGTCTTGAACAGAAAAATCTTGTGTTTGATGAAGGGTCACGAATTGAGAAATGTTCCTCATCCAGCTATTTGCCTATTAGTACAGGATGTGAAGAAGCCCAAAATAGTTTTTCTAGATTTCACCTGGAGCCATCTTTAGTGAAGCacaaaaataatcaaatttCTGAGGGAAGTACACGGAAAGAACATGAGAATGAGGGACAATGTTCTGAAATGCCAAAGAAAACACAAACATTGAGGTGCTGTGCAAACAAATCAGAATCCGATGACTGTACTAGGAAAATTGATCTGTCATCCCGGGAAGGGGATTCTCAACCGCAGCATAAGGCTGGTCCATTTTCACGCAGAGTATCAAAAAGCAAGAGGAAACATCCTCCCACGCATCTGAATAAACATGTGAAACGGCTTCACAGCAACTGCAAAGTTCTCAATGTTGACGATGAACGGTCAGATGATGAGGGCATTTATGTTGGAGAATCAAATTCCTCTGATAGAAAAAAGCAAGAAGATAATATGACCACTTTGGATAGAACAAAATGCCAACAGCAAGGGAGTCGATTGCTTGTCCGCAAACTGCCAAAATATGTGTCTCTGAATTGCATTGTAAATGAAACTAACAGTGAAGATGCCTGTAGTGGGAGTGCCAGTATTGCTTCTAGTTTGATTGCTACAGGAATAACTAATGATAATCGGAAATCTCCCAAAATTGTTCCACTCAATCTGATTCTTAAAAAGGCTAAGAGATGTCATGCTATCAAACCCCTCAGTAAGACAGAAAATATCCATTTTTCTGAGGAAAAGAGCTCAGATGGTTCTGCAGATAAATCTTCCTCTGGTGACAGAAGTTTCAGTCCACAAGATGAACTGTGGTCTCCCAAAAAGAATAGGTATTCATCGAATGTCTCGAGGCCACATGTCAAGACTGACTGCCAAAGTCCCTGCTGTG TACTTGAAGAAGATGAGCCTCTTAGCCTTGCAGATATGGGGACAAGTCAGCTGTCAGCATCAAGAAGTAGAG GAATTAAGAATCAAAGAGCATGCATATCTCTTAATAGGATGGAGAGGTGTGAAGAATTTACAAATGAATCAGCATGCAGTCCTTGCGGCGATAAACACGCTGCGGTTCAAGCCTGTGAAGCAAAATTTGAAAG ATATATACAAAGGCCTAGTTTAGATGCTTCATGTTGTGTTTGTGGTATCTCAAACCTGGAGCCTTCCAATCGGTTGATAGAGTGCAGCAAGTGCTTTATCAAG gTGCACCAAGCTTGCTATGGTGTTCTAAAAGTTCCAAGAGGACAATGGTTCTGTAAGCCCTGCAAGATCAATACCCAGGACACA GTCTGTGTTCTATGTGGTTATGGAGGCGGAGCTATGACAAGGGCATTGAAAGCCCAGAATATTCTCAAAAGCTTGCTGAGGGGTATTGCAACTGCAAAAAGATCAGATAAATATGTTTATTCATCAGGAAACGTGAACAGTGAGTGTACAAGCAAGTTACATGGGGAATATGTCAGGCATGATTCATTTCATGGACACAGATCAAGAAGCTTCAATGCTATATCTTCTTTTGGTATAAAAGAAGCTTCAATAGGTAGTGCACGTGGGGACATTATCAGCAAGTTGTGGACCTCTAATCGCAATTCCAGTCTACTTGGTCCACGAACAAGGCAGTGGGTTCATGTGGTCTGTGGGTTGTGGACACCTGGTACAAAATGCCCAAATACAATCACAATGAGTGCTTTTGATATATCAGGGGCTTCACCTGCCAAAAGAAATACC GAATGCTCAATGTGTAACAGAACTGGGGGCTCATTTATGGGGTGTCGTGATGTTAATTGCTCAGTTCTCTTTCATCCTTGGTGTGCTCATCAGAAG GGTTTGTTGCAAAGCGAGCCGGAAGGTGAGCATAATGAAAATGTTGGTTTTTATGGGAGATGCCTGGATCATGCTATGTTTGATCCTAATCATGTTAATCCTAAGAAGGAATGCTTGAGGAGCAATGACTGGACATGTGCACGTACTGAg GGTTTTAGAGGCCGAAAGGGAGACTCGTTTGGTGCTAATCGTAGCAGGAAACCAGAAGAGAAGTTTGGTGAGTGCAGTGTTTCCCAAGAACAGATCAATGCTTGGATACGCATAAATGGATCAAAATCTTGCATGAGGGGACAG AAGGAATATGTCCATTACAAGCAGTTAAAGGGATGGAAGCATTTGGTAGTGTACAAATCTGGCATTCATGGGCTTGGTCTCTACACATCGGAGTTTATTCCACGTGGCTCTATG GTTGTACAGTATGTTGGTGAAATTGTTGGGCAATGCGTTGCTGACAAAAGAGAGGTTGAATACCAGTCCGGGAAACGGCAGCAATATAAGAGTGCTTGTTACTTCTTCAAGATTGACAAGGAACATATCATCGATGCCACCCGCAAGGGTGGGATCGCAAGATTCATCAACCACTCTTGCCAA CCAAACTGTGTTGCAAAAATAATCTCAGTAAGGAACGAGAAGAAG GTAGTGTTCTTCGCGGAACGCCACATAAATCCGGGGGAGGAAATCACCTACGACTATCACTTCAACCGAGAAGATGAAGGGCAAAGGATCCCCTGCTTCTGTAGATCGAGAAGCTGCAGGAGATATCTGAACTAG